The Thermoclostridium stercorarium subsp. stercorarium DSM 8532 genome contains a region encoding:
- the jag gene encoding RNA-binding cell elongation regulator Jag/EloR, with translation MLEYVEKVGKTVEAAIEEALQELNIEEKDAEIQIIDEGSKGLFGLIGGRNAVVRVWRKIDYNKIVRDFLEPVFNALGIEGDLDVTVGEDSINVKVNAEDTGILIGRRGETLDALQYLLGLVVNKSSGKFIRVIFDVGNYREKREETLEKLARKLASRVVKSKKSITLEPMNPYERRIIHSTLQNYRNVETYSIGDEPNRKVVIRYKREPKQV, from the coding sequence GTGCTGGAATATGTTGAAAAAGTTGGGAAAACGGTTGAGGCTGCAATAGAAGAAGCTTTACAGGAGCTTAACATAGAAGAAAAAGATGCAGAGATTCAGATAATAGATGAAGGAAGTAAGGGACTTTTCGGATTAATCGGCGGAAGAAATGCGGTAGTACGGGTTTGGAGAAAAATTGATTATAATAAAATAGTCAGGGATTTTCTTGAGCCTGTTTTCAATGCATTGGGAATTGAAGGAGACCTGGATGTTACGGTTGGGGAAGACAGCATAAATGTTAAGGTAAATGCCGAAGATACTGGTATTTTAATTGGAAGACGAGGAGAGACTCTTGATGCGCTGCAGTACTTGTTGGGGCTTGTGGTGAATAAGTCCAGCGGTAAGTTTATCAGAGTGATTTTCGATGTTGGCAATTACCGCGAAAAAAGGGAAGAAACACTTGAAAAACTGGCAAGAAAGCTTGCAAGCAGGGTGGTAAAGAGTAAAAAGAGCATAACCCTTGAGCCAATGAATCCGTACGAACGGCGGATTATACACTCAACTCTGCAGAACTACAGGAACGTTGAAACATACAGTATAGGTGATGAGCCGAACAGAAAAGTTGTAATAAGGTATAAAAGAGAGCCTAAACAGGTATAA